aatgggatgataggtttgatatatgcgaattcacattatgcgagctttttgcagaacgtaatcctcgcatataacgaatacctggtgtatATAATCTTCAAATTTAATCTTTAATACATTAGGAAGCAGGGTATACAAtttttgtatagaaaaaaatgacggagattaaaaatttatataatcatATCCTAGAGCATGCTaggacaatgaagtgtaaaattGACAGCAAAATTATAAAATCCAAAAATTTTTTTTCTACTGAATCGCTAGATCCCAAAATATGAGTCATGAGGAAACAAAACTAGGTATTCCTTTTTctcataaaggaagaaatacatacAAACAATCATTGCTTGaatcatatatgaaaaaaagatatactTTCCTCTGAAATCAAAATAATTTCACCAAACAAACTTATTCCAGTAGGTAATCGCCCTAATACATTAGGGACTAGATTAACAATGCCTAGGGACTATAGCggatctccaagatcctattagaaagttGTGTGtaatgcagtggttcccaaactgggggagGCATGAGCTGGATACAGgggctggatatatatatatatatatatatatatatatatatatatatatatatatatatatatatatatatagatatatatatatatatagatatatatatatatatatatatataaacaaaggataGTGGGGGCATGAGGATTTCCTAGAAGTCAATAGAGGGCATCATGTaaaaagttttggaaccactggtGTGACGGAAGACATAAAGACATGAACACTCCGAAACAGTGCATATTTTAAGGAAATTTCACTGGGCGACATGACTTGAATATCCCAAACCCAGAGCTAAAATCAATGTATATAAATGATAAGGGATTTAGTAAAACTAAGTTAAATAAATATTAATATCAATGATCAAGGAATTTAATTCGAACTTTGCACGCTGTAATGTAATATCTTGTGTAATGTAATGCATCATTCTTtttcaaagaaatacaataaaccAATAACACACATTAACAAAACTTTTGAGCAGGTACCTCGTGGTCCTATCAGTACCAAATTAATAAAtatatttatagttttatactgGAAATAATATACTTTTCTGGTAAATTACTCCATAACACAAAAATAGCAAAATATGCAatatagaaaataagaagatTATTTAATCCACATGtgaatcaaaagaaagaaaatatgcacATTAATTGCCACAAACTGGTTTTTTTTCAGGAActcaaaaaaaaagtttaaataagcAGCATGatcaagaaacaaataaagacattAAACTGAATTCTTCTTGGCAAATAACTTCTTTATAAAATGCCTATATTGATATAATTCTTTGTCTGGAACTTTGTGTCTGCGCTGATTTTTTTCTGGAGAAACTTTGCTACAGCGGGTCTAGGATCAAAGTGTGCTGTCCCACTACTGTTAAGGGCAATATACATCCGACTATTGATGGCCTCTCTTGAGTAGCTGGATTGTTTAGGGCCTTTGAGAATATTATGGCATGAGACAGCTCGTTCAGGACCAATACTGTGTGGGGTTAGTGAGACATAGGCTTGAACTACTTTGGAAAACACTGTTCCGGATTGGGAGATTTTTATCATGGTGTAGAGTTTCCTTGTTCCGTCTGTAATGTTACCAGGAACAGGAAGGTTTTCAGAGGAAAAATGTCCAAGAACTTCATCAGAGAATTCAGTAATGCAGTCTATTCCAAAAAGACCTTCTACACCCTTTCTTGTTGAGTTAATCATTTGTGCAGCTATTTTTCCTTCGAGGAATACTTTAATTTGTTTCACTATGTCCTCTTGTTCCAGGTCAAGTCTTTGAGACAAATACTCCTTGGCACCTAAGACAATTCCAGTTCTAACACTCGATGTACTCCTCCTTGTTGAAACATAGTGATTGTGAGagattcttcttccactttcacttGTTGAAGCTTCATGCTTTTCCCTCAGCTTTTCTTCCATACCTCCTGGATATGGACCAGCTTCCATTAATGTCACAGATGCAAGAGCAGCAGCTTTAGATACTTCAATATCACAGAGCGTGGCCATAGATTTCTGACTATCTTTTTgtagcttttcaaacaggcgaaggaGATCAAGCATCAGTGCTGAATAAAACTCTTGGTCGCCACCTTCTTTCCAGAGTTTCAGGAAGCCATTTACTGTTGCTTTTTCATTTCGGGTGCTAATTTTTGATGTGGATACAGAATTTCAGTGTGCCGGTATGGATGGCAAATTCTTCCAAACTGATTCACACAGATTTAAAAGATGCTCGACAAATCTGACCTCAAAGTGCTCAGGAAACCTAAAAAAAGCAAAGCCTGATTCTGCAACAATTTTATTAAGCTCATCTGTTCGAACTGTAAAAGCTCTGTAATAAGATGCTACAGCTTTGATATTTGTTCTCCAATGTTTGATCTCAGTCACTGATGCCTCTGAATCAGAAAATGCTAGATCTGATCGATGtgccacacaccatacacaaagAAGATCTCTACCTAGATATTCATTTAGCTTGGCCCATAACCCAGACTTCCTTCCGATATTTGCACTTTCGCCATCTGTAGTCAGTCCGGTCAACTTCTTCTTTGCCACCTCGCCAATACCCAGGTATTTGAAATTAGTCAGTACAGCATCCATTAATCCTTCAGCCCCACGTTTTTCGGAATGACTTTCACCAAGGGaaatgttcttcatgttcttttccctccccacaaAACGAGCAGTAATAAATTTGTTATCAACTGAATATTTATCAACAGAACCATCAACTTGTagtgaaaagcagtcagcatcaaTTATTTCTTGAACAGTAGCTTCCATAACTACTTCAGCATCAGTGTCAAGCATCTCTCGATACACATTTGGATCTCGATAATGAAATGCAGATGCCGGTGGCTGAAAATCACAAAAGGATGCATCTAGCCCATATTCACGGTATACAGAGATCTGGTTGCTAGAATGCATTTTTGCCAGTGATCGGCTAGGCCATGAATTCGCAGATAATCTCATTTGCTTGCTGTCATTATGCACATCAACTGCTAACTCGATTAACTGGGATACAGTTTCAGCTTCATGTGACTTCATGATATTTACACATGGGTGTTCATCAGACTGACTTAACCAGAGTTTTGGGGACTCCTCTGCACAAACTGCAGCTTTGTGGACATCACTCTTCAGATGATCAATAATTCTCTTCAGTTCCCTTTTGCCATCTGATCTCAAACCATCAGCCATTGGCACTTGTCCATTGCGTGCATACTTCTTTGCTTCTGAAATATGATTGTAGCACACTGTGCATTTTAAACCTTGTCGCCTTCCTAATCGCGTTTTCACTAGTACATTAGGATATGAGGAaagtagccaaaaaaaaaaaaatcaaccttgcATCCTTTATACCACTCAGTCTCTGTACACTCCTCCTTCCGTGTGAGAATATCACATCTAGATGAAGTTTCTGTAAATCCTGCTATTTTCGTTGTTGGGCATGCTGGCGTTATATCATGGCTGTCCTCTTTACCACCACCTCTCTGTGTAAAATTGTCAGACCCAGTTAACGGGGTCACTAAATCTCTAGGTGTCTCATCAGAACTGAGAGATATTGATCCAGCTGGTCTTTTTTTTGCTGCAGCTGGAACACTGAAATAATCTGTGATACGTTTAGCCATGCTTGAGACTTGAGCCTTGACTCTTGAGTTATTTTAATTactgaaaagtgaaaaatataaatgaataatattTTGTGATAATCTACTACCAAAATCGAAATATAAtttcacataataataataataataataataataataataataataataataacaacaacatcagcatCAGCCCTATCTTATACTTCTTAGTCACACTGAGGCAAATAAATTGATGAAATGGTCCTTTAAATATGTGCTTAATCAATAATCATATTAAATATTAACGGATCTAGACTTAGTGAGGCGCCTTTTTATTAAACTACACCAGCTGACCCTGGTCCATGATGGGATATAAGGACTTACTAGGCTGTTTTCCTTATGTCTGGCTACTTAAACAATCTGGGAGGAAGGCCTAGATATAACACAGGACCCAGGGGTCCTTTTCTCTCATATACTGGCAAGAGCACGTTACAGCCGGCGGCTCCCAACTCTCACCGTCAttcctatacaaaaaaaaaaaaaaaaaaaaaaaaatcctttacgACACACCACGCCACAGCAACACTCCCTCCTATGTGTAATACTCCCAAGCAGATTGTGAGGCTCTAAGCCAGGGGTTCTTAACCAGGGGTTCTTAACCAGGGGTATCCATACCCCTTACGGGCCTTACCTCTTACGGATCTGGGAAGTGAATGTTTCGGGTATGTTACTCGATCTCTGGCAGACATGTTATAGGACTTCTGATGaaaattattttgacaggcaagtTAAGAGGCTATGGGATCATACTGGGCAATCCAGTGGGGTTCTGAAACGGTTCAAACCTTCAGAAGATTGAGAACCCCTGCTCTATGCTGTAGCTAAATTCGGCACTGATATTTAAAGTAACAAAACGTTTTCCTACCTCTCGGGACAACCACAGTCAGGTGGACTTTGAAAACAAACAAGTCACATTCGTATCTGCTATACATAGCTACATGATGGAAAACTTCCACGATTATATGCTTGGCTGTTTATTTCATcataaatgtattattattattttgataatctattatgttataataaactatcatactcactctatgtaaaaaacactgaaatcagtaagggagaaaatttcaatattaacgaattctcaaatgaaagaaaacggagatagaagGCCAATGCAAGAGCTGTCTTAAATTTACAAAAATTTCCTCATAAAGTTTGAGGATTTGATCTGGTCGCCCAGTACTTAAACAATCGCTTTACTGGGCGACCATTTTTCATCACTGGGCGACCAAGTGGTCGCCCAGTTATAATGTTAAAAAATGCACTGCTCCGAAAGGGTAAACAAATAACCATTTTTATTAATTAATGTGAAATTACAGAGACAAAcgagaactattttttttttttttaacttataacTATAAGACAttaatttttttcctattaagctCAAAGAAAGGATCCAGGATAGCAATGCACTTGAACCAGGCCTTTAGAGAAAGTTATCAAAACTTAATGGCGGAACCAAATTATTTACTGAATGGAAAGGTACTGATGAATAgtaatcatgtatatttgagATGGTCACAACTCAATTTCTTATgtgctttgcttttttttttttcatctaatgATAATGCCCAATTGAATACATGATAAATAAATTGAAAACTGAAAACTAGCACCAAATTAAgctaaagactacccacatgctgtcctgaagatcacaatttaacccggactctagaggaaaccgtccaagtgaatcaagaatgagctccagggggcagcatgaaccaagagaagatggcgccactaaaaaccacttgcctgtgccatgacgggctgggcccgactaccatccaggcccctcaagaaagtctaccgacgctataggctggcacgaaaaaaaaatctttttaggAACCAGATGTACTCTATATTATTCTGAACACACAGACAACAATCACTGATCCAGCACTGTTGGGCCCGGCAACTTAATAGGGGATATGTTGCTGGATTACAGGTTTGCCTtatcaaatattgtatgcagaaAGTAAAGTAATAACTAAAAGACTAGAAAATTAAGTGGAAAATGGACATATCAGTTTTGGATATACATAGTgtcaaatgaggaaaaaatatattatgaaaaggtATGTAGAAGGATATTGTTGCTGGAAACTTGCAGTTCAGTACAGAGCAAAATtccaaaaaagtaaataattaaataaactttACATTTCAATGAACACTGCACTGGATCCGCACTGGGACCTTTTCGGTTTGACTGCCGCAAAAATTATGAAACCAAAATACACTTTTCTAATGCAGTTTTTTATGCTCTTTCCGAAAATGTAATTATCTTTttcgagaaatgaaaaataaaaaagttatggcTATTTAAAGGTGTTTATTTCCTATGTATTTGTTAAGAACACAAAATCTTTAAAAAACACAacgtttttaaaaaaaaaaaaaagttatggctATTTAAAGGTGTTTATTTCCTTTCATAAAAATCTTTAAAATTTAGAATTTTGAAATATTTTCTAGTACCACCTTGAATAAGTCTTGTCCCTCATGCCGGCGACGCCAAATAAATTCACATAGGTAACCATCCATCATTTCACGCTTAGTTCCACAGTGCCTTTTGTTACGGCGTTTCAGCAAATTCCAGGTGCTTTCAATTTGTTGTGTGTGAGCTCCAGTGATAGGATCTACAAAGTTTTCACTGTGATTTACTGTTAAATGCTTAAAGTTGTACCCAGAAatatcctctattttttcatATGCCTTCCACATGTCGCTAACGATCGTACTACCTGGTAGAATGTTTTCCTTGATGCAGCTCTCCAGTGTACTCCGATCTCTTCGCTCTACGGCATATAGAAAGACATCTCTAGTTTCTTTACAAACGCCTCCAAACACCCACTGTTCCTTCAGCATTCTTCCTTTATTGTACTTTCTTTTAGCATAGACTGTTTCATCAATTTCCACGGTGCAGTTTGGACCTCCAATCTTTACAGGGTTGTTTAATATTTCATGGGCACACACCTGAAACGAAaacgttcggttaggttaggttaggttaggttaggttaggttaggttaggttaggtttgtttaggttaggttagacgttaggttaggttaggttaggttaggttaggttaggttaggtttgtttaggttaggttaggttaggttaggttaggttaggttaggtttgtttaggttaggttagacgttaggtttgtttaggttaggttaggttaggtttgtttaggttaggttagacgttaggtttgtttaggttaggttaggttaggtttgtttaggttaggttagacgttaggttaggttaggtttgtttaggttaggttagacgttaggttaggttaggtttgttttggTCTCAATGTTAACTTACCTCTCTTAGATAGTTGTTGTAGTCCACAACCGCGTCATGGCTAATACCCAGTTCGTCCCTGCAGAATTTTATGCTCGTGTATTCTTTTGTCCATGCATAGATGAATTCAATGATTTTATTCATGGGCAAAGTAGATCCTTCTAGCCACGTGTTTTTG
The sequence above is drawn from the Eriocheir sinensis breed Jianghai 21 unplaced genomic scaffold, ASM2467909v1 Scaffold469, whole genome shotgun sequence genome and encodes:
- the LOC126992458 gene encoding uncharacterized protein LOC126992458, with product MHLLRNLIFIFSSDNMASDEYSLKWFWEHLQSNESTVNFLQNHGIIPKEKLCQKHHPMTIDYKRSSWRCHKGRCREEVNLRKNTWLEGSTLPMNKIIEFIYAWTKEYTSIKFCRDELGISHDAVVDYNNYLREVCAHEILNNPVKIGGPNCTVEIDETVYAKRKYNKGRMLKEQWVFGGVCKETRDVFLYAVERRDRSTLESCIKENILPGSTIVSDMWKAYEKIEDISGYNFKHLTVNHSENFVDPITGAHTQQIESTWNLLKRRNKRHCGTKREMMDGYLCEFIWRRRHEGQDLFKVVLENISKF